A stretch of Mucilaginibacter terrae DNA encodes these proteins:
- the hisG gene encoding ATP phosphoribosyltransferase, translating into MKTLKIAIQKSGRLNEKSVELLKNCGLNFENYKSSLISPVSNFPLEILFLRDDDIPEYVQDGIADLGIVGENVIQETEVEVSYLQRLGFGKCSLKIAVPNNTNIETVADLNGRSIATTYPAILRKYLDNLNINAEIRTISGSVEISPGLGLSDAICDLVSTGGTLKSNGLKPFADVMSSEAVMIGRPGSENDDLIQELIQRIQSVLRAKETKYVVLNAERANLPKILELLPGVKSPSVVPLAEENWVAVHTVIPERDFWSRISQLKQAGAQGIVVMPIEKIIL; encoded by the coding sequence GTGAAAACACTTAAAATTGCTATCCAGAAATCTGGAAGGCTCAATGAAAAATCTGTAGAGCTGCTCAAAAATTGCGGCCTTAATTTCGAAAACTACAAAAGCTCATTAATATCGCCGGTCTCTAACTTTCCGTTAGAAATACTTTTTTTGCGCGACGATGATATACCCGAATACGTACAAGATGGCATTGCCGACCTGGGCATTGTAGGCGAAAACGTAATACAGGAAACCGAAGTTGAAGTAAGTTACCTGCAACGTCTCGGCTTTGGTAAATGCTCGCTTAAAATAGCAGTACCCAACAATACCAATATCGAAACCGTTGCCGACCTAAACGGCCGCTCCATTGCCACCACCTACCCCGCCATCCTTCGTAAATACTTAGACAACCTAAACATTAACGCCGAAATACGCACCATATCTGGTTCGGTTGAAATTTCGCCGGGTTTGGGTTTGAGTGATGCCATTTGCGATTTGGTATCAACAGGTGGTACGCTAAAAAGCAACGGATTAAAACCTTTTGCCGATGTAATGTCGAGCGAGGCGGTCATGATTGGTCGCCCGGGTTCGGAAAACGATGATTTGATACAGGAACTGATACAACGCATACAGTCGGTATTACGTGCTAAAGAAACTAAGTATGTAGTATTGAATGCTGAGCGTGCTAACCTGCCTAAAATACTGGAATTGTTACCAGGCGTAAAAAGCCCATCAGTAGTGCCACTGGCCGAGGAAAACTGGGTAGCTGTACACACCGTAATACCCGAGCGCGACTTTTGGAGCCGCATAAGCCAGCTTAAACAAGCCGGCGCGCAAGGTATTGTGGTAATGCCGATAGAGAAAATTATATTGTAA
- a CDS encoding PAS domain-containing protein, producing MRLGAIRIAIIYVVLGILWITLSDKLLSYFYDSINTSLYHVINVSKGIFYVLITGCLLWKLIKDDDVRLTESEKQYRDMYAGSPLPMWIYDTETLKFVSVNDSAVQNYGYSKDEFLSMSILDIRPPEDREKVIQSIKTVSKRIKHSGTWIHKKADGTLIYVNISAQQVKFNNKLHVMVIAQDVNDHIIFEQRLKSLNNELLEKQGKLIQTQKIAKVAGWELYVSNRNMMWSDEMHILTETHPDNHQNLWHRYLKIVHDDDRDKTEKALECLIKSNQEVNLVIRLVLNNNKICYVRQQAKLEMLNGEPYKITGIMQDITAYKRLELERNKYQINLEDTLNSMSESFFALDNELKFIKVNSKFEEETGFWAKDVLGRYLLDVFHEDKEDSACKQFREVLTDRRSRRFENYAQSLEKWLLYSVYPTDEGLAIYFQDITGQKNKDIQLKQALERYHIVLKATNDVIYDYDMVHNNIIYNTSLTQLLNCDLRNINYDLHWWRSLIHPDDVASVVKSQAKVLQNKGTNWWCEYRIDCGQQEYKYVYDQGYFIYDDAGTPVRLIGAVKNIDEYLSATTRKISALPKLLPRLTTWWWLWTSKTILPGLTKLLKITRN from the coding sequence ATGAGGTTAGGCGCAATTCGTATTGCAATTATTTATGTAGTACTCGGTATATTATGGATTACACTGAGCGATAAATTGCTGTCTTACTTCTATGATAGTATCAATACCTCATTATATCATGTAATAAACGTATCAAAAGGTATATTTTATGTTTTAATAACAGGCTGCTTGTTATGGAAACTAATAAAAGACGATGATGTACGCTTAACCGAAAGCGAAAAGCAATACCGTGATATGTATGCGGGCAGCCCATTGCCCATGTGGATATATGATACGGAAACTTTGAAGTTTGTATCGGTAAATGATTCGGCCGTGCAAAACTACGGTTACAGTAAAGACGAATTTCTTAGCATGAGTATTCTGGATATACGTCCGCCGGAGGATCGTGAAAAAGTCATACAATCAATTAAAACAGTTTCAAAACGGATAAAGCATTCGGGTACCTGGATACATAAGAAAGCTGATGGTACATTAATTTATGTAAACATTAGCGCACAGCAAGTTAAATTTAATAACAAGCTGCATGTAATGGTAATTGCCCAGGACGTTAACGATCATATTATTTTTGAACAGCGATTAAAAAGCCTGAATAATGAACTGCTTGAAAAGCAGGGAAAATTGATTCAAACACAAAAGATAGCCAAAGTGGCCGGCTGGGAGCTTTACGTAAGCAACAGAAACATGATGTGGTCGGACGAAATGCACATACTGACCGAAACCCATCCCGACAATCACCAAAATCTATGGCACCGGTATCTGAAAATTGTTCATGATGATGATAGGGACAAAACTGAGAAAGCTCTTGAATGCCTGATTAAAAGTAATCAGGAGGTTAATTTGGTAATACGGTTAGTATTAAACAATAACAAAATCTGTTATGTAAGGCAACAAGCCAAACTCGAAATGCTTAATGGCGAGCCTTATAAAATAACAGGCATCATGCAAGATATAACCGCGTATAAGAGGCTCGAATTAGAGCGCAATAAATACCAGATTAATCTCGAAGATACCTTAAACTCTATGAGTGAAAGCTTTTTTGCTTTGGATAACGAGCTTAAATTTATAAAAGTAAATTCGAAGTTTGAAGAGGAGACCGGCTTTTGGGCTAAAGATGTATTGGGGCGCTATTTGCTCGATGTTTTCCATGAAGATAAAGAAGACAGTGCTTGCAAACAGTTTAGAGAGGTATTGACCGATCGCCGGTCTCGCAGGTTTGAAAATTATGCGCAAAGTTTAGAAAAGTGGCTACTGTATTCTGTTTATCCAACGGATGAGGGTTTAGCTATATATTTTCAGGATATAACCGGGCAAAAAAATAAAGATATTCAACTCAAGCAAGCGCTCGAACGCTACCACATCGTACTTAAAGCTACCAATGATGTTATTTATGATTACGATATGGTGCATAATAACATCATTTACAACACAAGCCTAACTCAGTTACTAAATTGCGATTTGCGGAATATAAACTATGATTTACACTGGTGGCGTTCTTTAATTCATCCTGATGACGTTGCAAGTGTGGTAAAAAGCCAGGCTAAAGTGTTACAAAATAAAGGAACTAACTGGTGGTGTGAATATCGTATTGACTGCGGGCAGCAGGAATATAAATATGTTTACGATCAGGGATATTTTATTTATGATGATGCTGGTACACCTGTAAGGCTTATTGGAGCTGTAAAAAACATTGATGAATACTTAAGCGCTACGACGAGGAAAATAAGCGCCTTGCCGAAATTATTACCAAGGTTAACAACATGGTGGTGGTTATGGACAAGCAAGACAATATTACCTGGGTTAACAAAGCTTTTGAAGATTACTCGCAATTAG
- a CDS encoding PAS domain S-box protein — MDKQDNITWVNKAFEDYSQLGIENLIGNHFNDVLADLEVPAQMLDIINERKARIETFAIEVTHYLPYCGRQWLEIEYTPLFDSLSKHTGYIAVHQKITSRKEKEERVNQQNKTLQEIAWLSSHEVRRPVASILGLVYLAKDVQTEHEREEIFEMINHCAQELDSIVHVISERVNENLDLTSAAHGG, encoded by the coding sequence ATGGACAAGCAAGACAATATTACCTGGGTTAACAAAGCTTTTGAAGATTACTCGCAATTAGGTATAGAAAACTTAATAGGTAACCATTTTAATGATGTGCTTGCCGACCTTGAAGTGCCTGCCCAAATGCTCGATATTATTAATGAGCGCAAAGCCCGGATCGAAACATTTGCCATTGAAGTAACCCACTACTTACCGTATTGCGGTCGTCAATGGCTCGAAATTGAATATACCCCGCTGTTTGATAGCTTAAGTAAACACACAGGTTACATAGCCGTTCATCAAAAAATTACCAGCCGTAAAGAGAAGGAAGAACGGGTAAACCAGCAAAATAAAACCTTGCAGGAAATTGCCTGGCTTAGTTCGCACGAGGTACGGCGGCCTGTGGCATCCATACTCGGGTTGGTTTATCTGGCTAAAGATGTACAAACCGAGCATGAACGCGAAGAAATTTTTGAAATGATCAACCACTGCGCACAGGAGCTCGACAGTATTGTTCATGTAATATCTGAACGGGTAAATGAAAATTTAGACTTAACCTCTGCCGCTCATGGAGGGTGA
- a CDS encoding D-glycero-alpha-D-manno-heptose-1,7-bisphosphate 7-phosphatase, with protein sequence MTNKNKAVFLDRDGVLNKELGDYVCRVEDFKVLDNFAALKELQDRGFLLIVATNQGGLAKGWYTEETLAQMHQHLKDTYAQHGVTFTDIYYCPHHPNFTGTCNCRKPQPGMLLRGIEQYNLDPALSYFIGDRERDVEAGTSAGVTGILINSDQPISEILHLIK encoded by the coding sequence ATGACTAATAAGAACAAAGCGGTATTTTTAGACCGCGACGGCGTTTTGAACAAGGAACTTGGCGACTATGTATGCCGGGTTGAAGACTTTAAAGTGCTTGATAACTTTGCCGCTTTAAAGGAACTGCAAGATAGAGGTTTTTTATTAATTGTAGCAACCAATCAGGGAGGTTTGGCAAAAGGCTGGTATACCGAAGAAACCCTGGCCCAAATGCACCAACACTTAAAAGACACTTATGCACAGCATGGTGTAACTTTTACCGATATTTATTACTGCCCGCATCACCCTAACTTTACCGGTACATGCAATTGCCGTAAGCCACAACCCGGTATGTTGTTACGTGGTATTGAGCAGTACAACCTCGACCCTGCCCTATCTTACTTTATTGGCGACCGCGAGCGAGATGTAGAAGCTGGCACTTCTGCTGGTGTTACCGGTATATTAATAAACAGCGACCAGCCCATAAGCGAGATACTGCACCTTATAAAGTAA
- the gltB gene encoding glutamate synthase large subunit codes for MDQTESEQQGLYRSEFEHDSCGTGFIANINGIKSNQNISDALTMLENMEHRGACGCDPDSGDGAGILIQLPHEFLMEECSDIEVSLPQLGEYGVGMIFFPKDSTLKKACRNVIVAATEKLGINLLGFRKVPVNSSVIGETARSAEPDVEQVFVSRPSNVTNVDDFERKLYVLRRYINKTVNETLPAVGDENFYFTSFSCKTIIYKGQVTTFQLRQYYSDLADQRLVSCFALIHSRFSTNTFPSWKLAQPFRLIAHNGEINTLTGNLNWFFAGVKSLASSYFSSEEMEMLLPVIDNNQSDSACLDNIIEILQHSGRSLPHVMMMLVPEAWDGNEQMDPIKKAFYEYHATIMQPWDGPAAISFTDGKLVGAVLDRNGLRPLRYTVTTDGRVIAASETGVLQIDEKLVLSKGRLQPGKMLLIDTEKHKIITDEEIKQQITSQQPYDRWLENYKIKLEDLAEPRVAFTSLAPESVFRYQQVFGYTREDVDGIIKPMATDAMEPIGSMGTDVPLAILSDKPQHLSSYFKQFFAQVTNPPIDPIRERLVMSLATFIGSNGNLLDEDKMHCHCVALKHPILRNHQLEKLRSIDTGLFHAKTLQTYFKADGQPGSLQKGIERLCRYAEDAVDDGFEVLILSDRALDSEHAAIPSLLAVSAVHHHLVQRGRRGSVGLVVEAGDVWEVHHFACLLGFGATAINPYLALSTIETLKNAGSIDSALDIKSLQKNYVKAVNYGLLKIFSKMGISTLQSYHGSQQFEILGLNKSVVDRYFAGAVTRIGGLGLDEIAREALTKHNFGFATSKGEVKLLPEGGIYQWKRRGEAHLFNPQTVHLLQHATSTNNFEVYKSYAKLINEQTEKHFTIRGLLDFTHHREAISIDEVEPIESIMKRFATGAMSFGSISHEAHSTLAIAMNRIGAKSNTGEGGEDEMRYERLPNGDSMRSAIKQIASARFGVTSNYLTNADELQIKMAQGAKPGEGGQLPGHKVDAWIAKTRHSTPGVGLISPPPHHDIYSIEDLAQLIFDLKNANRAARINVKLVSKAGVGTIAAGVAKAHADVVLIAGYDGGTGASPISSIKHAGLPWELGLAEAHQTLVRSKLRSRVVVQADGQMKTGRDLVIAALLGAEEWGVATAALVASGCIMMRKCHLNTCPVGVATQDPDLRKLFSGKPEHVVNLFRFLAEDMREIMAELGFRTIQEMVGRVQFLRVKDSIENWKAKKVDLSGILHPVTNAKGNTLYNSEQQDHGMDAIIDWKLLEAAQPALADKTPVFASFDLKNTDRTVGTLLSNEISKKYGSAGLPENTINYKFTGSAGQSFGAFATKGIAFELEGEANDYVGKGLSGAQLAIYPKPDAAFVPEDNIIIGNVAMYGATSGELFVRGMAGERFAVRNSGATVVVEGIGDHGCEYMTGGRALILGKTGRNFAAGMSGGIAWVYNPEQNFATNCNVEMVDLDPLSEQDEQDIISLLKKHVHLTNSKVAQQLLNNWSSESVNFVKVFPKEYKKVLLKAEYQTI; via the coding sequence ATGGATCAAACAGAAAGTGAACAGCAAGGCCTTTACCGGTCTGAATTTGAGCACGACTCCTGCGGTACAGGATTTATTGCAAATATAAACGGCATTAAGTCCAACCAAAACATTTCTGATGCGCTTACTATGCTCGAAAACATGGAGCATAGGGGAGCCTGTGGCTGCGACCCCGATTCGGGTGATGGTGCAGGTATCTTAATACAGTTGCCTCATGAGTTTTTAATGGAAGAGTGCTCGGATATTGAGGTGAGTCTGCCTCAGTTAGGTGAGTATGGTGTAGGTATGATCTTTTTTCCTAAAGACTCAACACTTAAAAAAGCATGTCGTAATGTAATAGTAGCCGCTACCGAAAAGTTAGGAATTAACCTTCTTGGTTTCCGTAAAGTACCGGTTAATTCTTCGGTTATAGGCGAAACCGCCCGCAGTGCCGAACCTGATGTAGAGCAGGTTTTTGTATCACGCCCATCAAACGTTACCAACGTTGATGATTTTGAGCGTAAACTATATGTATTGCGTCGTTATATTAATAAAACCGTAAACGAAACGCTGCCTGCAGTTGGCGATGAAAATTTCTATTTTACATCGTTCTCATGCAAAACCATTATTTATAAAGGACAGGTTACTACCTTCCAGTTACGCCAGTACTATTCAGACCTGGCCGATCAGCGTTTGGTATCTTGCTTTGCGCTTATCCACTCACGTTTCTCAACCAATACATTTCCGTCGTGGAAACTGGCTCAGCCGTTCCGCTTAATTGCGCATAATGGTGAGATCAATACCTTAACCGGTAACTTAAACTGGTTCTTTGCTGGTGTTAAATCATTGGCTTCAAGCTATTTCAGCAGCGAAGAAATGGAGATGCTATTGCCGGTTATCGACAATAACCAGTCTGACTCGGCTTGTCTGGATAACATCATCGAGATACTACAACACTCTGGTCGTTCATTACCTCACGTAATGATGATGCTGGTACCCGAAGCATGGGATGGTAACGAGCAAATGGACCCGATCAAAAAGGCGTTCTACGAGTATCATGCCACTATTATGCAGCCTTGGGATGGGCCGGCCGCCATTAGCTTTACCGATGGTAAACTGGTAGGTGCCGTGTTAGACCGTAATGGCCTGCGTCCGCTTCGTTACACCGTAACTACCGACGGTCGTGTTATTGCTGCATCAGAAACCGGTGTATTGCAAATAGACGAAAAACTGGTATTAAGTAAAGGGCGTTTGCAACCCGGTAAAATGCTGTTGATAGATACCGAGAAGCATAAAATTATTACCGACGAAGAAATCAAACAACAAATTACCTCTCAGCAGCCTTATGACCGCTGGTTGGAAAATTATAAAATTAAGTTAGAAGACCTGGCCGAGCCCCGCGTGGCCTTTACCAGCCTGGCGCCCGAGTCGGTTTTCCGTTACCAGCAGGTGTTTGGTTACACCCGTGAGGATGTTGACGGTATTATAAAACCAATGGCTACCGATGCCATGGAGCCAATCGGTTCCATGGGTACCGATGTGCCTTTGGCTATATTGTCTGACAAGCCTCAGCACCTGTCGAGCTACTTTAAACAATTTTTTGCCCAGGTTACCAACCCGCCAATCGATCCCATTCGTGAGCGTTTGGTAATGAGTTTGGCTACCTTCATAGGCAGCAACGGTAACCTGCTTGACGAGGATAAAATGCATTGTCATTGCGTGGCCTTAAAGCACCCAATATTGCGCAATCATCAGTTAGAAAAACTGCGCAGTATTGATACCGGCTTGTTCCATGCCAAAACCCTGCAAACTTACTTTAAGGCCGATGGCCAGCCCGGTTCGTTACAAAAAGGTATCGAAAGGTTGTGCCGTTACGCCGAGGATGCTGTTGATGATGGTTTCGAAGTACTTATCCTGAGCGATCGTGCGCTGGATTCGGAACATGCTGCTATACCTTCATTACTGGCTGTTTCGGCAGTACACCACCATTTGGTTCAAAGAGGCCGTCGTGGTTCGGTAGGATTAGTAGTTGAAGCCGGCGATGTTTGGGAAGTACACCATTTTGCCTGTTTGCTTGGCTTTGGTGCAACTGCCATTAACCCATACCTGGCGCTTTCAACCATCGAAACGTTGAAGAATGCAGGTAGCATTGATAGTGCTTTAGATATTAAGTCGCTTCAAAAAAACTACGTTAAAGCCGTTAACTACGGTTTATTAAAGATATTCTCTAAAATGGGTATCTCTACGCTGCAATCTTACCATGGTTCGCAGCAGTTTGAGATACTGGGTCTTAATAAGAGTGTTGTAGATCGCTATTTTGCTGGCGCAGTAACTCGTATTGGTGGCTTAGGTTTAGATGAAATTGCCCGCGAAGCCTTAACCAAGCATAATTTTGGTTTTGCCACTTCCAAAGGCGAAGTTAAACTGTTACCCGAAGGAGGTATTTACCAGTGGAAACGCCGCGGCGAAGCCCACTTGTTTAACCCGCAAACCGTGCACTTGCTGCAACATGCAACCAGCACCAATAACTTCGAGGTTTACAAAAGTTACGCTAAGCTTATTAACGAGCAAACCGAAAAGCATTTCACTATACGTGGCTTGTTAGATTTTACCCATCACCGTGAGGCTATCTCTATTGATGAGGTTGAACCTATCGAAAGCATTATGAAGCGCTTTGCTACCGGTGCTATGTCGTTCGGGTCTATATCGCACGAGGCGCACAGCACGCTGGCCATTGCCATGAACCGCATTGGTGCCAAGAGCAATACCGGCGAAGGTGGCGAAGACGAAATGCGTTACGAGCGTTTGCCCAACGGCGATTCCATGCGTTCGGCTATCAAGCAAATCGCATCGGCACGTTTTGGGGTTACGTCAAATTACCTGACTAATGCCGATGAATTGCAGATAAAAATGGCGCAGGGTGCAAAACCAGGCGAGGGTGGTCAGCTGCCCGGTCATAAGGTTGATGCCTGGATTGCCAAAACCCGTCACTCAACGCCGGGTGTGGGCTTAATTTCGCCTCCTCCCCACCATGATATTTACTCTATTGAGGATTTGGCTCAGCTGATTTTCGACTTAAAAAATGCTAACCGTGCCGCGCGTATTAACGTTAAGCTGGTATCAAAAGCTGGTGTAGGTACCATTGCCGCAGGTGTGGCCAAAGCCCACGCCGATGTGGTACTGATAGCCGGTTACGATGGAGGTACAGGTGCATCACCAATAAGCTCGATAAAACACGCCGGTTTACCATGGGAACTTGGTTTGGCCGAGGCGCATCAAACACTTGTACGCAGCAAACTGCGCAGCCGTGTAGTGGTACAGGCCGACGGACAAATGAAAACCGGTCGTGACTTAGTTATAGCCGCCCTTTTGGGTGCCGAGGAGTGGGGCGTTGCCACTGCTGCCCTGGTAGCCAGCGGATGTATTATGATGCGTAAATGCCACTTAAACACCTGCCCGGTGGGTGTGGCTACGCAAGACCCTGATCTGCGCAAACTCTTCAGCGGCAAGCCCGAGCATGTGGTTAACCTGTTCCGCTTCCTGGCCGAGGATATGCGCGAGATCATGGCCGAATTAGGCTTCCGTACCATACAGGAAATGGTTGGCCGTGTGCAGTTCCTGCGTGTTAAGGATAGTATCGAGAACTGGAAAGCTAAAAAGGTTGACCTTTCGGGCATCCTTCACCCGGTAACTAACGCCAAAGGCAACACGCTTTACAACAGCGAGCAGCAAGATCATGGTATGGATGCCATTATCGACTGGAAATTACTGGAAGCAGCACAGCCAGCACTTGCCGATAAAACCCCGGTATTTGCCTCTTTCGATCTGAAGAACACCGACCGTACTGTTGGTACGCTATTATCGAACGAGATCTCTAAAAAATATGGTTCGGCAGGTTTGCCCGAAAATACCATTAATTACAAATTCACTGGTTCGGCAGGTCAAAGCTTTGGTGCATTTGCTACCAAAGGCATTGCTTTCGAGCTGGAAGGCGAGGCTAATGACTATGTAGGCAAGGGTTTGTCGGGTGCGCAACTGGCCATCTATCCAAAACCGGATGCCGCATTTGTACCCGAAGACAACATCATTATAGGTAACGTGGCCATGTATGGTGCTACCTCGGGCGAGTTGTTTGTACGCGGTATGGCCGGCGAACGTTTTGCTGTGCGTAACTCTGGCGCAACCGTTGTGGTTGAAGGTATTGGCGACCATGGTTGCGAATACATGACCGGCGGCCGTGCGCTTATATTGGGTAAAACAGGCCGCAACTTTGCAGCCGGTATGAGCGGTGGTATTGCCTGGGTGTACAACCCGGAGCAAAACTTTGCTACCAATTGCAATGTGGAAATGGTTGATCTTGATCCGCTAAGTGAGCAAGACGAGCAAGATATCATTAGCCTGCTTAAAAAGCATGTGCATTTAACTAACAGTAAGGTGGCTCAGCAACTACTCAACAACTGGAGTTCAGAATCAGTGAACTTTGTTAAGGTATTCCCTAAGGAGTACAAAAAAGTGTTGTTAAAAGCCGAGTATCAAACCATCTAA
- a CDS encoding glutamate synthase subunit beta codes for MGKPTGFQEFDRELPSKIAPEERVQNYNEFVGLYNEDKLNQQSARCMNCGIPFCHSGCPLGNVIPEFNDAVYRKSWEEAYEILSTTNNFPEFTGRICPAPCESACVLGINKPPVAIEEIEKHIIEIAYAKNLVKPSAPFIKTGKKVAVVGSGPAGMAAAAQLSKAGHSVTVYERDDRPGGLLRYGIPDFKLEKWVIDRRVKVMEEDGVVFQCNTEIGKDITLDEVSKNNDAIVLAGGSTIPRNLPIPGREFKGVYYAMEFLKQQNKRVGNSPINTEDILVTGKDVVVIGGGDTGSDCVGTSNRQGAKSIRQFEVMVQPPQARTASMPWPSYPMVLKTTSSHEEGCERHWGVNTKEFLGDENGNLRALRVTDVSWETDVMGRPMKFTEVEGSERELPCQAVFLAMGFVHPQHTGMIEQGGIELDERKNVKAKEGLYRTNVSKVFACGDMRRGQSLVVWAISEGREAARKVDEFLMGHSLLESKDAVSAFAY; via the coding sequence ATGGGAAAACCTACCGGATTTCAGGAGTTTGACAGAGAACTCCCATCTAAAATAGCGCCCGAAGAAAGGGTGCAGAATTATAATGAGTTTGTTGGTTTATACAATGAGGATAAACTGAACCAGCAATCGGCCCGGTGTATGAACTGTGGTATACCTTTCTGTCATTCGGGCTGTCCGCTTGGCAACGTAATACCCGAGTTTAATGATGCCGTGTACCGTAAAAGCTGGGAAGAAGCCTACGAAATACTATCAACCACTAACAATTTCCCTGAATTTACAGGGCGCATTTGCCCGGCTCCGTGCGAGTCGGCCTGTGTGCTGGGCATTAACAAGCCGCCTGTAGCTATCGAAGAAATTGAGAAGCATATTATCGAAATAGCGTACGCCAAAAATTTGGTTAAACCAAGTGCACCGTTCATCAAAACCGGTAAAAAAGTTGCCGTGGTGGGTTCGGGTCCTGCGGGTATGGCTGCTGCTGCGCAATTGAGCAAAGCAGGTCACTCGGTAACCGTTTACGAACGTGATGATCGCCCAGGAGGTTTGTTACGTTACGGTATCCCCGATTTCAAGTTAGAGAAATGGGTCATCGATCGTCGTGTAAAGGTGATGGAAGAAGACGGCGTGGTATTTCAATGCAACACAGAGATAGGTAAAGACATCACCCTTGATGAGGTATCGAAAAACAACGATGCCATAGTTTTGGCTGGTGGTTCAACCATTCCGCGTAACTTGCCTATACCGGGCCGCGAGTTCAAAGGCGTTTACTACGCCATGGAATTCCTGAAACAGCAGAACAAACGCGTAGGCAACAGCCCCATAAATACCGAAGATATTTTAGTTACCGGTAAAGATGTGGTAGTAATTGGTGGTGGCGATACCGGTTCAGATTGTGTGGGTACATCAAACCGCCAGGGTGCAAAATCAATTCGCCAGTTTGAGGTAATGGTGCAACCGCCACAGGCGCGTACTGCAAGTATGCCTTGGCCAAGCTATCCAATGGTATTAAAAACAACCAGCTCGCACGAGGAAGGTTGTGAACGCCACTGGGGTGTTAACACCAAAGAGTTTTTAGGTGACGAAAACGGAAACCTGCGTGCCCTCAGGGTAACCGATGTAAGCTGGGAAACTGATGTTATGGGGCGCCCGATGAAATTTACCGAGGTAGAAGGTTCGGAGCGTGAATTACCTTGCCAGGCAGTTTTCTTAGCTATGGGCTTTGTGCATCCGCAGCATACCGGTATGATTGAACAAGGTGGCATTGAGCTTGACGAACGCAAGAATGTAAAAGCGAAAGAAGGCCTTTACCGTACCAACGTAAGCAAAGTATTTGCCTGCGGCGATATGCGCAGAGGACAATCATTGGTGGTTTGGGCTATATCCGAAGGTCGCGAAGCTGCCCGCAAAGTAGATGAGTTTTTAATGGGCCATTCTTTGCTGGAAAGTAAAGATGCGGTTAGTGCCTTTGCGTACTAA
- the ctlX gene encoding citrulline utilization hydrolase CtlX, whose product MNTSPQTTSALLMIRPASFGFNEQTAESNAFQQKDAGLLQVQQKALQEFDDFVEILRAKGVDVTVVNDTAEPHKPDAIFPNNWVSFHDNGDVFMYPMQAPNRRIERNEDIVRQLEDKFKVNHIIDLSRFEQENKFLEGTGSMVLDRENTLAYACLSPRTNAEILLAFCHQVGYTPVAFNAYDADGIAIYHTNVMMCVGSHFAVICLDSISNDDEKEAVIFSLEKTGKEILNISYEQMNRFAGNMLEVQNTEGESLLVMSQSAHQSLTNEQISALEKYTEILSADITTIETIGGGSARCMLAEIHLPHVP is encoded by the coding sequence ATGAACACATCGCCTCAAACTACCTCTGCCCTCCTTATGATACGCCCGGCCAGTTTTGGCTTTAACGAGCAAACCGCCGAAAGCAATGCCTTTCAGCAAAAAGATGCGGGTTTATTACAAGTACAGCAAAAGGCATTACAGGAATTTGATGATTTTGTAGAAATACTGAGAGCTAAAGGTGTTGACGTAACCGTAGTAAACGATACCGCTGAGCCACATAAGCCAGATGCTATCTTCCCTAACAATTGGGTATCATTTCATGATAATGGCGATGTGTTTATGTATCCGATGCAGGCTCCTAACCGCCGGATTGAAAGAAACGAAGATATTGTTCGCCAGCTTGAAGACAAGTTTAAGGTAAATCATATTATAGACCTCAGCCGCTTTGAGCAGGAAAATAAGTTTTTAGAAGGAACCGGCAGTATGGTGTTAGACCGTGAAAACACACTGGCGTACGCCTGCCTGTCGCCGCGCACCAATGCCGAAATATTGCTTGCATTTTGTCATCAGGTTGGCTATACTCCTGTTGCTTTCAATGCTTATGATGCAGACGGCATAGCAATATACCACACCAATGTGATGATGTGCGTGGGCAGCCATTTTGCCGTAATTTGCCTGGATAGCATTAGTAATGATGATGAAAAAGAAGCGGTTATTTTTTCTTTAGAAAAAACCGGGAAAGAAATCTTAAACATAAGCTATGAGCAAATGAACCGCTTTGCCGGCAATATGCTCGAAGTACAGAACACTGAAGGGGAAAGTTTGCTGGTGATGTCGCAAAGTGCACATCAGTCACTAACTAATGAACAAATTTCGGCTTTAGAAAAGTATACGGAGATCTTATCGGCTGATATAACTACTATTGAAACTATTGGCGGGGGAAGTGCACGGTGTATGTTGGCAGAGATACATTTGCCTCATGTCCCATAA